From a single Capsicum annuum cultivar UCD-10X-F1 chromosome 12, UCD10Xv1.1, whole genome shotgun sequence genomic region:
- the LOC107850731 gene encoding putative late blight resistance protein homolog R1A-10 → MGIKRSSRGKIKACRVHDLLHEFCKERAKEENFLLWIKRTENACPSSCFDRQKQLAHHISISAYKYPIGDWSSCWSHVGSVFLLDSPNWPSRELLFQIYTFKFLKVLNMMNILVFHFPTGLVYLRLFAAKVHAKHCDSFIDNCWKLEVLMLENIAGLITMALHLRVGKMVKLRHLAIFDCCFSRELLENSDNLYDLQTLSAPFFARVQDVELILRKTPNLRILEFEIKGVDNFQYNILNIPTRIEKLCIYNDRVHDDNVPKIIPFSISAPSLRSLTLRGFYLHPHRFLEIASLENLQALRLQRIHFENEEWKVSNGEFLQLRSLKLQKIDCIKEWRCVDDDVFPHLERLVLHGCQFLKEIPSCFKDISSLLSIEVRQCNESVVKSARVIQETQVEEYQNSGFQVFIHDD, encoded by the exons ATGGGAATTAAGAGGAGTTCTCGAGGTAAGATCAAAGCATGTCGCGTTCATGACCTATTGCATGAATTCTGCAAGGAAAGAGCGAAGGAAGAGAATTTTCTCCTATGGATAAAGAG GACTGAAAATGCCTGTCCATCTTCCTGTTTTGATCGTCAGAAGCAACTTGCTCATCACATATCCATTTCTGCATACAAGTATCCTATTGGAGATTGGAGCTCATGCTGGTCACATGTTGGCTCGGTATTTTTGCTTGATAGTCCCAATTGGCCATCCCGAGAGCTCCTCTTCCAGATTTACACCTTCAAGTTTCTAAAAGTGTTGAATATGATGAAcattttagtttttcattttccTACTGGTCTAGTTTACTTGAGGTTATTTGCTGCAAAAGTTCACGCCAAACATTGTGATTCATTCATAGACAATTGTTGGAAACTTGAAGTTCTGATGTTAGAGAATATTGCTGGTTTGATAACCATGGCACTACACCTTAGAGTCGGGAAGATGGTTAAACTGAGACATCTGGCTATCTTCGATTGTTGCTTCTCCAGAGAATTACTTGAGAACTCCGATAACCTTTATGATCTGCAAACTCTCTCCGCTCCATTTTTTGCTCGTGTCCAGGATGTGgaattgattttgagaaaaacacCTAATCTTCGGATACTGGAGTTTGAAATTAAGGGTGTTGACAACTTTCAGTACAACATATTGAACATTCCAACACGGATTGAAAAGTTATGCATTTATAATGACAGAGTTCATGATGACAATGTCCCCAAAATCATCCCCTTTTCCATCTCCGCACCAAGTCTCAGAAGCTTGACACTACGCGGCTTTTACCTGCATCCTCACCGCTTCTTAGAAATTGCTTCACTTGAGAACCTTCAGGCACTTAGACTACAACGCATTCACTTTGAGAACGAGGAATGGAAAGTGAGCAATGGCGAGTTCCTTCAGCTCAGATCGTTGAAACTACAAAAAATAGACTGCATTAAAGAATGGAGATGTGTTGATGATGATGTCTTTCCCCACCTTGAGCGCTTGGTTTTGCATGGATGCCAATTTCTTAAGGAGATCCCTTCTTGTTTCAAAGACATCTCTTCTCTATTGTCCATTGAGGTAAGGCAATGCAACGAATCTGTCGTCAAATCAGCcagagttatccaagaaacacaAGTTGAAGAGTATCAGAATTCTGGCTTCCAGGTCTTTATCCATGATGATTGA